In Bifidobacterium actinocoloniiforme DSM 22766, a genomic segment contains:
- a CDS encoding site-specific integrase: MGRTRAFGSIAYKPSKQRLTRIVASFLTPQEAFATWPNLAERQSKSFPPGQEDEARAWLSMAHKKIEAGVWEPPVAVKQREKSARLTLGEYFPQWLEDRTFKGRPLKAGTRYRLRKDVENHILPWFGAMRLIDITQAEIDRWLASMPAEQTAMKSNALKALQAILRSASQPGLHGEPALIPVYPCTKSLPKPERRSQTVPATPEQVKAIYDAMPERYRMAVYLAVFGDGLRIGEVCALQRRDIDLTSRTLHIRRGRVTMDRSKTTDTPKTDRSIRDERIPPQLVPLLQDFLAEYVGSAGTAWLFPKVKDSSAPVHPNSLRAWYDDARKEAGRPDLRFHDLRHTGLTWLAAEGATVRELMDAAGHADVNTAMRYQHSLDTRKDLLAERLGDKLLPDETPEILRARIADLEKRIRKMQRERRSLREKLKTLEAQL, translated from the coding sequence ATGGGAAGAACGAGGGCATTCGGCAGCATCGCCTACAAGCCATCCAAGCAACGGCTCACACGGATCGTGGCATCCTTCCTGACCCCGCAGGAAGCGTTCGCCACATGGCCCAATCTGGCCGAGCGGCAAAGCAAGTCATTTCCGCCTGGCCAGGAGGACGAGGCGCGAGCCTGGTTGAGCATGGCGCACAAGAAGATAGAGGCCGGAGTATGGGAGCCTCCTGTGGCAGTCAAACAACGGGAGAAGTCGGCCCGTCTTACACTGGGGGAGTACTTCCCACAATGGCTCGAGGACCGCACCTTCAAGGGGCGGCCGTTGAAAGCAGGCACCCGGTACCGGCTGAGGAAGGATGTTGAGAACCACATTCTGCCTTGGTTCGGTGCCATGCGCCTCATCGACATCACCCAGGCCGAAATAGACCGTTGGCTAGCCTCCATGCCCGCAGAGCAGACCGCTATGAAGTCCAACGCGTTGAAGGCGCTGCAAGCCATCCTCAGATCCGCAAGCCAACCCGGCCTGCACGGAGAGCCAGCCTTGATTCCCGTGTACCCGTGCACCAAGTCCCTGCCCAAGCCCGAACGGCGCAGCCAGACTGTGCCCGCCACGCCGGAACAGGTCAAGGCCATTTATGACGCCATGCCTGAACGCTATCGTATGGCCGTTTACTTGGCCGTGTTCGGTGACGGGCTGCGCATAGGCGAGGTGTGTGCGCTGCAACGGCGGGACATCGACCTCACCTCACGGACGCTGCATATCCGTCGCGGGCGCGTGACCATGGATCGCTCGAAGACGACCGACACACCCAAGACCGACCGCAGTATCCGCGACGAGCGCATACCGCCCCAACTGGTTCCATTGCTCCAGGACTTCCTCGCGGAATACGTAGGCTCAGCGGGAACGGCATGGCTCTTCCCGAAAGTGAAGGATTCTTCCGCACCCGTGCATCCCAACTCTTTGCGCGCCTGGTATGACGACGCCAGGAAGGAAGCCGGCCGACCTGATCTGCGCTTCCACGACCTGCGCCACACCGGCCTGACCTGGCTGGCGGCCGAGGGTGCCACCGTCCGCGAGCTCATGGATGCGGCCGGCCACGCTGACGTGAACACTGCCATGCGCTACCAGCATTCCCTCGACACCCGAAAGGACCTGCTGGCCGAGCGCCTGGGCGACAAACTCCTGCCGGACGAGACGCCGGAGATTCTGCGAGCGCGGATCGCAGATCTCGAAAAGAGGATTCGGAAGATGCAGCGGGAGAGGCGAAGCCTGCGCGAAAAGTTGAAAACGCTGGAGGCACAACTCTAG
- a CDS encoding cell division protein FtsQ/DivIB: MSRRIASSGASSGEGEEVQRGQGASSSRLAAGRSAANRADKAGAQKGKPRLRRRSASGAAQRSKGARKASTTQGDVPVRIGQGASRASKASRASKAPKRALRTDGISKGVTRSAGGRELARRTREPREVVGSGTGTGPVSARADRRVASGRTRSSSGDFVDARALQSDDAILETMTSPKSQGIGVFVKPKVVDFKARLLERQRARRRTLAIRWGVALACVTAVTALVWLLCFSPALVMQAEHIHVSGGNQWVSNEEIVDIVRRQDGRSLVLVSSGGIEGEIKALPGVTDAKASKRFPHGMDVTFKAQEPAAVLKSADGKITAVDKNGRVLNAVGASAKGIPQIEVSSVDKGVSDHAVQQALKILAALPEPMRQAVTKVTAKTQDSVTTELDGGQRAIIWGDASDLKLKMAVVDKIINDPSKIGDKHQVDVSAPLRPIIK; the protein is encoded by the coding sequence ATGAGTCGGCGTATTGCGAGCTCAGGCGCTTCCTCGGGCGAGGGGGAGGAGGTTCAACGCGGTCAAGGAGCTTCCTCCAGTCGTTTGGCCGCCGGTCGCTCAGCAGCGAATCGAGCGGACAAGGCAGGGGCGCAGAAAGGCAAGCCCCGGCTCCGCCGCCGTTCAGCGAGCGGTGCGGCTCAGCGCTCGAAGGGCGCTCGGAAGGCCTCAACCACGCAGGGTGATGTTCCCGTGCGCATCGGCCAAGGCGCATCAAGGGCCTCCAAAGCCTCCAGGGCGTCCAAAGCGCCGAAACGCGCCTTGCGGACCGACGGCATCAGCAAAGGCGTAACGCGTTCGGCTGGTGGTCGCGAGTTGGCCCGCCGGACGCGCGAACCCCGCGAAGTGGTCGGATCAGGCACCGGCACCGGCCCGGTTTCAGCGCGGGCAGACCGTCGGGTCGCCAGCGGCCGCACCAGGTCCTCTTCCGGTGATTTCGTCGACGCGCGCGCCCTTCAGTCCGACGATGCGATCCTGGAGACGATGACCAGCCCAAAGAGCCAAGGCATCGGCGTCTTCGTCAAACCCAAGGTGGTGGACTTCAAAGCCCGCTTGCTTGAACGGCAGAGGGCCCGCAGGCGTACGCTGGCCATTCGATGGGGCGTTGCGCTCGCCTGCGTCACGGCGGTCACCGCCCTGGTCTGGCTCCTATGCTTTTCGCCAGCGCTGGTCATGCAAGCGGAACATATCCATGTCTCGGGCGGTAATCAGTGGGTTTCCAACGAGGAAATAGTTGATATTGTCAGGCGTCAGGACGGGCGCTCGCTGGTCCTCGTCTCCTCAGGTGGGATCGAAGGGGAAATCAAGGCCCTGCCCGGGGTTACCGACGCCAAAGCCTCAAAACGTTTCCCCCATGGGATGGACGTGACCTTCAAAGCCCAGGAGCCAGCCGCGGTCCTGAAGTCAGCGGACGGCAAGATTACCGCGGTCGACAAGAACGGTCGGGTTCTCAATGCGGTCGGCGCATCCGCCAAGGGCATCCCGCAAATCGAAGTGAGCTCGGTCGACAAGGGAGTGTCCGATCACGCCGTGCAGCAGGCCTTGAAGATTCTGGCCGCCCTTCCTGAGCCGATGCGGCAAGCGGTCACCAAGGTCACCGCCAAGACCCAGGATTCCGTCACCACCGAGCTGGACGGCGGTCAGCGCGCCATCATCTGGGGCGATGCCTCAGACCTCAAACTCAAAATGGCGGTAGTGGACAAAATCATCAATGACCCTTCGAAGATAGGAGACAAACACCAGGTCGATGTCTCCGCCCCCCTGCGGCCCATCATCAAATAG
- a CDS encoding peptidoglycan recognition protein family protein: MAYQDITQYDAACYTPGRPYGIDSITIHWWGDPASNPTFEGVIQTFTSGARGTSAHYVAEAGRVACLVAPGDRAWACGDGVGVGSGGNDKSISIECNPRQSDGDYQTIAELVRDLRAAYGDLPLHPHNHWFNTACPGTYDLGRIDRIARGLPDTGSTPPRPDRRPEPTAPASSGDTNPTRPLTVPIHYRLRVAGGGWLPEVTDFGLGADGYAGLPCTSHDLLAIRVDRGQLRYRVHAGRDWLDWIDHGDINDTVNGCAGVPGQAIDGVQCYYTSPDGLVSQVYYRAQTAARAGWLDVCCDDGSTYDAYDGWAGMLGEPLDRLQLAISDANPF, translated from the coding sequence ATGGCTTACCAGGACATCACCCAATACGACGCGGCGTGCTACACGCCGGGCCGGCCCTACGGAATCGACTCCATCACCATCCACTGGTGGGGCGACCCCGCCTCCAACCCCACCTTCGAGGGCGTCATCCAAACCTTCACGTCCGGCGCTCGCGGCACGTCGGCGCATTACGTCGCCGAGGCCGGCCGCGTGGCCTGCCTGGTCGCCCCCGGGGACCGGGCCTGGGCGTGCGGCGATGGGGTGGGCGTCGGCTCCGGTGGCAACGACAAGTCCATCAGCATCGAGTGCAACCCGCGCCAGTCGGACGGCGACTACCAAACCATCGCGGAGCTGGTGCGCGACCTGCGCGCCGCCTACGGTGACCTGCCCCTGCATCCGCACAATCATTGGTTCAACACCGCCTGCCCGGGCACGTATGACCTTGGACGCATCGACCGGATAGCCCGTGGCCTGCCCGACACTGGGTCCACGCCCCCACGGCCCGACCGTCGCCCCGAGCCGACGGCTCCCGCCTCCAGCGGTGACACCAACCCCACCAGGCCGCTCACGGTCCCCATCCACTATCGACTGCGTGTGGCCGGCGGCGGCTGGCTGCCCGAGGTCACCGATTTCGGCCTGGGGGCTGACGGCTATGCGGGTCTGCCCTGCACGAGCCACGACCTGCTCGCCATCCGCGTGGACCGAGGCCAGTTGCGCTACCGCGTCCACGCCGGGCGCGACTGGCTGGACTGGATCGACCACGGCGACATCAACGACACCGTGAACGGATGCGCGGGCGTGCCCGGCCAGGCCATCGACGGGGTGCAGTGTTACTACACCAGCCCCGACGGCCTAGTCAGCCAGGTCTACTACCGCGCGCAGACCGCCGCGAGGGCCGGCTGGCTGGACGTGTGCTGCGACGATGGCAGCACCTACGACGCGTACGACGGCTGGGCCGGCATGCTCGGCGAACCCCTCGACCGCCTCCAACTCGCCATATCCGACGCCAACCCCTTCTAA
- the dtd gene encoding D-aminoacyl-tRNA deacylase, which produces MKIIVQRVSEAGVDVVDEISGKPDTSFEEQRIGHGLLLLVGVADSDGDAQVEYAARKIANMRIFGDEVGKMNKSVLDVGGQVLSVSQFTLFADIKKGNRPSFVDSGEPGNAKAIWEQLNRALEGHGLAVKTGRFGAHMRVRLLNDGPVTIPIDTDLLMAGK; this is translated from the coding sequence ATGAAGATTATCGTGCAGCGGGTGAGCGAAGCCGGTGTTGATGTCGTCGACGAAATCAGCGGGAAACCGGACACGTCTTTCGAGGAGCAGAGGATAGGCCACGGCTTGCTGCTGCTGGTCGGCGTGGCGGACTCGGACGGGGACGCGCAGGTAGAGTATGCGGCGCGCAAGATCGCGAATATGCGCATATTCGGGGACGAGGTCGGAAAGATGAACAAGTCGGTGCTGGACGTGGGCGGTCAGGTGCTGTCAGTCTCGCAGTTCACGCTCTTTGCCGATATCAAGAAAGGCAACAGGCCCAGCTTTGTGGACTCGGGCGAACCTGGAAACGCTAAAGCCATATGGGAGCAGCTCAACCGGGCGCTGGAGGGGCATGGGCTGGCCGTAAAGACCGGGCGGTTCGGAGCGCATATGCGCGTGCGCTTGCTCAACGATGGTCCGGTCACCATCCCGATTGACACCGACCTGCTGATGGCAGGCAAATAA
- a CDS encoding sugar-binding transcriptional regulator, with amino-acid sequence MSRPTVSRLLRFSRDQGLVRLEIADPAKDREAAASRLEAKYGLKKALLVYDASHDRRILNEKLGERAAGYLASIVRDHDRIGISWGRALEEVANHLRPSSCKDVSVVQLKGSVSVSDMNNYANDISRNFGAAFQTNTLALPLPVIFDSAVTKDIVMRDRFIADVFAAGKATNIAIFTCGTVRNDAMLFKLGYLDKSETARLQAHAVGDVISHFITADGSLADADIDAKTVSLPLGEVKEKEYSILVVGAAPKISAIRGTLLGGYANVLITDYESALSFLA; translated from the coding sequence TTGTCAAGGCCGACAGTCTCCCGTCTCCTGCGATTCTCACGTGACCAAGGACTGGTGCGACTGGAGATAGCCGATCCCGCGAAGGACCGCGAAGCCGCTGCATCTCGTTTGGAGGCTAAGTATGGTCTTAAAAAAGCCTTGCTCGTCTACGACGCGTCGCACGACCGGAGGATACTCAACGAGAAGTTAGGCGAACGGGCGGCGGGATACCTGGCCTCCATTGTCCGAGACCACGATCGCATAGGCATCAGCTGGGGGAGGGCCCTGGAGGAGGTGGCCAATCATCTGCGTCCCAGCAGCTGCAAGGATGTTTCGGTGGTTCAGCTCAAAGGCAGCGTATCCGTCTCGGATATGAACAACTATGCCAACGATATCAGCAGGAACTTCGGTGCCGCCTTCCAGACCAACACCTTGGCGCTGCCATTGCCGGTGATCTTCGACAGCGCCGTGACCAAGGACATCGTGATGCGGGACCGGTTCATAGCGGATGTGTTCGCTGCCGGGAAAGCGACCAACATCGCCATATTCACCTGCGGCACCGTTCGAAACGATGCCATGCTGTTCAAGCTGGGCTACTTGGATAAGAGCGAGACAGCGCGCCTGCAGGCCCATGCGGTCGGCGATGTCATCTCCCACTTCATCACCGCCGACGGCTCCCTGGCTGACGCTGACATTGATGCTAAAACGGTGAGTTTGCCCCTTGGCGAGGTGAAGGAGAAGGAGTACTCCATCTTGGTGGTCGGCGCCGCGCCCAAGATCTCGGCCATACGGGGCACCTTGCTGGGTGGCTACGCCAACGTCCTGATCACTGACTACGAATCCGCCCTGAGTTTTCTGGCCTAG
- a CDS encoding SGNH/GDSL hydrolase family protein, whose product MVDQITDKKTVGIPGPVGDITPQARQARDEAVKARDEAEAFADQAGLQADAALAGLIGRKGSRTQDALLAWHGGLVTPRTILVGVGDSYMAGFRTSNQATMSMTRRCADMLGLECRNYAVSGSGMLGGSGDRFTAQLDTAAADLQDSLDRVAVVLIGGGRNDGSVSGQDSYQEAIRATLQHAVDLFPGAQVVFVPAMWDSSWPTNELRRVYDRSMRAAVQVPQVQTVRGAWSWGIADPGYVDIHPGDALADTFGRLIASAVLHGGDTMWRDRELRLVAGTDNITGAGGSAVLTSGVLHARIRAGRPQHNSGARLLFWIDNASRLGVWTTFTGLTDDNLVWQGKWDGRDFTWVGDIFGASNDNKFYNAQFSYNPLTAV is encoded by the coding sequence GTGGTTGATCAGATTACAGATAAGAAGACGGTAGGGATTCCAGGGCCTGTGGGGGATATCACCCCACAGGCCCGGCAGGCGAGGGATGAGGCGGTCAAGGCGCGTGACGAGGCGGAGGCGTTCGCCGACCAGGCGGGCTTGCAGGCGGATGCGGCCTTGGCGGGCCTGATCGGGCGGAAGGGGTCGAGGACGCAGGACGCACTCCTGGCCTGGCATGGTGGGCTGGTGACGCCCCGCACGATCCTGGTGGGCGTCGGGGACTCGTACATGGCGGGCTTCCGTACCTCCAACCAGGCGACCATGAGCATGACGCGCCGTTGCGCGGACATGCTCGGCCTGGAGTGCCGTAACTACGCGGTGAGCGGGTCGGGCATGCTGGGCGGTTCCGGCGACCGGTTCACGGCGCAGCTGGACACGGCCGCGGCGGACCTGCAGGACAGCCTGGACCGGGTGGCGGTGGTGCTGATCGGCGGCGGGCGCAACGACGGCAGCGTGTCGGGCCAGGATTCCTACCAGGAGGCGATCCGGGCGACCCTGCAGCATGCAGTGGACCTGTTCCCCGGCGCGCAGGTCGTGTTCGTGCCGGCGATGTGGGACTCGTCCTGGCCGACCAACGAGCTGAGGCGCGTGTACGACCGGTCGATGCGGGCCGCGGTGCAGGTGCCGCAGGTGCAGACGGTGCGTGGGGCCTGGTCGTGGGGGATCGCGGACCCGGGCTATGTGGACATCCACCCGGGCGACGCCCTGGCGGACACGTTCGGCAGGCTGATCGCGTCGGCGGTCCTGCATGGCGGCGACACCATGTGGCGGGATCGGGAGCTGCGCCTGGTGGCGGGCACGGACAACATCACCGGAGCTGGGGGTTCGGCGGTCCTCACCAGTGGAGTGCTGCACGCGCGCATACGCGCGGGGCGGCCCCAGCATAATTCCGGTGCCCGGCTGCTGTTCTGGATCGACAACGCCTCCCGTCTGGGCGTGTGGACGACCTTCACGGGCCTGACCGACGACAACCTGGTGTGGCAGGGCAAGTGGGATGGCAGGGACTTCACCTGGGTTGGCGACATTTTCGGCGCGAGTAACGACAACAAATTCTACAACGCCCAGTTCTCGTATAACCCGCTGACCGCCGTGTAA
- a CDS encoding holin, with translation MTNTMPQHATANQPDPPAASSLADWARAACVRAVKTAAQAAVAAIPASAATIGGVDWSLIAGTAALAAVLSVLTSIAGLPEVDSGASVRKIASK, from the coding sequence ATGACCAACACCATGCCCCAACACGCGACAGCCAACCAGCCTGACCCGCCGGCAGCATCCTCGCTGGCCGACTGGGCGCGGGCCGCGTGCGTACGCGCCGTCAAGACCGCCGCCCAGGCCGCCGTGGCCGCGATCCCAGCCAGCGCAGCCACCATCGGCGGCGTGGACTGGAGCCTGATCGCCGGCACCGCGGCCCTGGCCGCCGTGCTGAGCGTGCTGACCAGCATCGCCGGCCTGCCCGAGGTTGACTCCGGTGCTAGCGTCCGGAAAATCGCCAGCAAGTAG